One window of the Plasmodium relictum strain SGS1 genome assembly, chromosome: 1 genome contains the following:
- the CYP24 gene encoding peptidyl-prolyl cis-trans isomerase, putative: MKGNKNNKDNENNSNKKNDQLNLEGNEENSIVPYYLSNLLTNVSNPVVFMDVNLGNHLLGRFKFELFQNIVPKTSENFRQFCTGEYKINNLPVGYKNTTFHRVIKEFMIQGGDFVNYNGSGSLSIYGENFEDENFDIKHDKEGLLSMANSGPNTNGCQFFIITKKCEWLDGKNVVFGRIIDNDSLILLKKIENVSVTPYIYKPKIPITIIECGEL; encoded by the coding sequence atgaaaggtaataaaaataataaagataatgaaaataactcaaataaaaaaaatgatcaaCTGAATTTAGAAggaaatgaagaaaatagtaTTGTTCCATATTATTTATCAAATTTATTAACAAATGTATCAAATCCAGTTGTATTCATGGATGTAAACTTAGGTAACCACCTTTTAGGAAGGTTTAAGTTTgaattatttcaaaatattgtTCCTAAAACAAGCGAAAATTTTAGGCAATTTTGCACTGgtgaatataaaataaataatttaccTGTTGGTTACAAAAATACTACATTTCATAGAgtaataaaagaatttatgATTCAAGGAGGAGATTTTGTAAATTACAACGGGAGTGGGAGTTTAAGTATTTACGGAGAAAATTTCGAAGATGAAAATTTTGATATAAAGCATGATAAGGAAGGATTATTAAGTATGGCTAATAGTGGTCCTAATACGAACGGATGtcaattttttatcattacaAAAAAATGCGAATGGCTAGATGGAAAAAATGTTGTTTTTGGTAGAATTATAGATAATgattctttaattttattaaaaaaaatagaaaatgtaTCAGTCACtccatatatttataaaccTAAAATTCCTATTACTATCATAGAATGCGGagagttataa